In Meleagris gallopavo isolate NT-WF06-2002-E0010 breed Aviagen turkey brand Nicholas breeding stock chromosome 15, Turkey_5.1, whole genome shotgun sequence, one DNA window encodes the following:
- the GPRIN1 gene encoding G protein-regulated inducer of neurite outgrowth 1 has protein sequence MGSTREPEALQLLSREAEDTCEPGASSSGCPPVGERLPSSGCTVDGRGMRTCCVAEPEALGTVEKVPVPTGLGSCGAAGGTAPACGPMEPGGTQKEKATPVPSLPEPCLKAPSKDVGSTPAPAKHVAFLEPSVGAEPPSPMPSQEQPQGGTGGTETPEQLQRVGEQGRADRSTESTQQPRTAKLLCGSYSFEVTPPQDAGMQDTGTQVDSRASLVSVALSPMSPPGGAAAFTFPKRELGSAPRLEPSKKDAEMQVSMPVETRSVATGPMTPVAKSPQASYPEVHVKGVVEEAPEPIREVSWDEKGMTWEVYGASMEVEVLGMAIQKHLEKQIEEHGRQAVATPQSTRASSIKGAPRKGEPKRQPSVFRALLQNVRRPRCCSRTGPAVE, from the coding sequence ATGGGCAGCACTAGGGAGCCcgaggccctgcagctgctgagccgAGAGGCTGAGGACACTTGTGAGCCTGGTGCCAGCTCTTCGGGCTGCCCGCCAGTGGGTGAGCGCTTgcccagctctggctgcacCGTGGATGGCCGTGGCATGAGGACCTGCTGTGTGGCCGAGCCCGAGGCCCTGGGCACTGTGGAGAAGGTGCCGGTGCCAACAGGACTGGGGAGCTGCGGGGCAGCCGGTGGTACTGCCCCTGCCTGCGGTCCTATGGAGCCAGGGGGCACCCAGAAGGAGAAGGCCACCCCTGTGCCCTCCCTGCCTGAGCCCTGCCTCAAGGCACCCAGCAAGGACGTGGGCAGCACGCCGGCTCCAGCCAAGCATGTGGCATTCCTGGAGCCATCAGTGGGAGCTGAACCGCCCTCCCCGATGCCAAgccaggagcagccccagggtGGCACAGGGGGCACCGAGACCCCCGAGCAGCTCCAGAGAGTTGgggagcagggcagagctgatAGGAGCACCGAGAGCACCCAGCAGCCCCGGACTGCCAAGCTGCTCTGTGGGTCCTACTCATTCGAGGTGACACCCCCGCAGGATGCCGGCATGCAGGACACAGGGACACAAGTGGACAGCCGTGCATCCCTGGTGTCAGTGGCACTGAGCCCTATGAGCCCCCCGGGTGGAGCAGCCGCTTTCACCTTCCCCAAGAGAGAGCTGGGCTCTGCCCCACGCCTGGAGCCCTCCAAGAAGGACGCGGAGATGCAGGTATCCATGCCTGTGGAGACGCGTTCGGTGGCCACCGGGCCCATGACGCCAGTGGCCAAGTCCCCACAGGCCTCATACCCCGAGGTGCACGTGAAAGGGGTGGTGGAGGAGGCTCCAGAGCCCATCCGGGAGGTGAGCTGGGACGAGAAGGGGATGACGTGGGAGGTGTACGGGGCCTCCATGGAGGTGGAAGTGCTGGGCATGGCCATCCAGAAGCACCTGGAGAAGCAGATCGAGGAGCACGGGCGGCAGGCGGTGGCCACCCCGCAGAGCACCCGCGCCAGCTCCATCAAAGGGGCTCCACGCAAGGGCGAGCCCAAGAGGCAGCCCAGCGTCTTCCGGGCTCTGCTGCAAAATGTCCGGCGGCCGCGGTGCTGCTCTCGCACCGGCCCTGCCGTGGAGTGA
- the CDHR2 gene encoding cadherin-related family member 2 isoform X1: MCRAPAAAPLGRCPPESWSQSSAVLPRCKCGVAAGSIPVRWLQAPCRMAWHPLLLLPFLLAAASSNTAPIFNMTIVYVAEDLQIGEFAFQLIAYDLDGDPITYKISGTDSFYFNADEQTGVVTLKNLLDREFQARLTILVTVSDGVNEATTSRLTIIVEDRNDNAPVFRNLPYETSVLENTTVGSIIYTVFADDSDTGTAAKVSYSIQEVIPDTTKNHWLFYILLNGSVVLNSSLDYTINPFLQLKILAQDGGGLLRNETVIQSSTTYLSITVIDVPNLNPWFLNEPYSGSVPEGCPLGTTVLTVTAMDRDTGVNDKISYSFTNASVPFAINDTTGTITVSQLLDREQLLSEEVLLEVTARESNLDIYGNVAQASTLVTVLVTDVNDNKPHFYQCPLSTCDFIYTQSNFTGSIVEHSPSKVPVSNLNIVARDPDKGTNGTFELYLQGVSANAFTVSPTRIVGTGEVQILVQDPSAVDYEITHVMVVQLIANDTGNPTDCCSTATVTIDIIDTNDHFPEFPQSTYSLSVMENSPDGTIIATNITAYDPDSGAGGQITYQLLQEYIQQIFMVNATTGAVLVRNGSFLDREMRSMYSANLQAKDGGNMTSTTMLEITVLDENDNEPIIIGSYFIYVEEGQNVSTQIRAIDNDEEGTPNSELGFKIVPGLYSNNFTINQITGEMHSIETLDREAVDSEEGQLVVTVEVYDHGMPQLSTMVNVTITVADVNDNMPVFLQQSYEFSVFESSDGSFVGDVVATDADRTEINSRISFQLERSTGSSNFLISSTRLGPGNYSGRLSLDPDVTVDYDTMQDKFFSLVVLAENTAADNAGNIANVSVLVNILDVNDEPPTIPSSSQKSVSVSENGTQQGLVLTVVPFDPDTNHSLVFEELSVACYKGGSSAGEVCWDWFVLLPNGSLLADSLDIDYELCDEVRLAMRVEDLYTQKGDRYSKNETLEIRITDINDNAPIFFPVSGTFVIVPEISPVDLQVATVKATDADSGLGGTIVFSIISVVLVQEDGVKRPFDNLFKVVTSADQDNYTGSIQVASNLDSSLKGQYQVTVEARDSAAPQHATQTTLNIFTVDQSYRIHLQFTTTVDEVQSNLESIRIALTSATKAGVYVSAIRSYEDSRATQVKAKSVMEAYFVYSNGTALDVNQLTLLIHSNPPVLANLMNLGLVIIGPGEVTEPSKEKEMIGVIAGLAAFLVLFILIMILALVLTIRSYKRKLSAMKALKAATTLSPAVVQGAGIPGTNKYNAERANPMLNLSLDPSHDLGFHEETSSLASINSLDENKVDSPKEDNFKAKRGSPHPTDSTEDEVLAAALKMKEPSKMAYINTAFNTTDL, from the exons ATGTGCAGGGCCCCAGCGGCAGCTCCACTGGGTCGGTGCCCACCTGAATCCTG GAGTCAAAGTTCTGCGGTGCTGCCAAGGTGCAAGTGTGGCGTAGCTGCCGGCAGCATCCCGGTGAGGTGGCTGCAG GCTCCGTGCAGGATGGCATGgcacccactgctgctgctccccttcCTCCTGGCAGCAG cttcaAGCAACACAGCTCCCATCTTCAACATGACCATCGTGTACGTGGCTGAGGACCTGCAGATAG GAGAGTTTGCTTTCCAGCTGATTGCTTATGACCTAGATGGGGACCCGATCACCTACAAGATCTCTGGGACAGATTCCTTCTACTTTAACGCTGATGAACAGACAGGTGTGGTGACACTGAAAAACCTGCTGGACCGTGAG TTCCAGGCCAGGCTCACCATCCTTGTCACAGTGTCTGACGGGGTCAATGAAGCA ACCACCAGTCGCCTAACCATCATCGTGGAGGACCGTAATGACAACGCACCAGTCTTCCGGAACCTGCCCTATGAAACTTCTGTCCTTGAG AACACAACAGTGGGCAGCATCATCTACACCGTGTTTGCTGATGACTCTGACACTGGGACTGCTGCCAAAGTCAGCTACAGCATCCAGGAG GTAATCCCAGACACCACGAAGAACCACTGGCTCTTCTACATCCTGCTCAATGGGAGCGTGGTGCTGAACAGCTCGCTGGACTACACCATTAACCCCTTCTTACAGCTGAAGATCCTCGCCCAG GATGGTGGAGGGCTGCTGCGCAATGAGACGGTCATCCAGAGCAGCACCACCTACCTGTCCATCACCGTCATCGATGTGCCCAACTTGAACCCATGGTTCCTCAATGAGCCCTACTCCGGCTCTGTGCCTGAGGGCTGCCCACTG GGCACCACAGTGCTGACCGTCACCGCCATGGACAGAGACACAGGAGTGAACGATAAGATCTCCTACAGCTTCACCA ATGCCAGTGTCCCCTTCGCCATCAACGACACAACAGGCACCATCACTGTCAGCCAGCTGCTGGACCGTGAGCAGCTGCTGAGCgaggaggtgctgctggaggtCACG GCACGTGAGAGCAACCTGGACATCTATGGCAATGTGGCCCAGGCCAGCACACTGGTGACAGTGTTGGTGACTGATGTCAATGACAACAAGCCTCACTTCTACCAGTGCCCCCTCTCCACCTGCGACTTCATCTACACCCAAAGCAACTTCACGGGGAGCATCGTCGAGCACTCCCCCTCCAAAGTGCCCGTGTCCAACCTCAACATCGTCGCGCGCGATCCAGACAAG GGCACCAATGGCACTTTTGAGCTCTACCTGCAGGGTGTGAGTGCCAACGCCTTCACTGTCTCCCCCACGAGAATCGTGGGCACAGGGGAGGTGCAGATCCTTGTGCAGGACCCGTCAGCTGTGGATTATGAGATAACCCACGTCATGGTGGTGCAG CTCATTGCTAATGACACAGGGAACCCCACAGACTGCTGCTCCACAGCCACTGTGACCATCGACATCATCGACACCAATGACCACTTCCCCGAGTTCCCGCAGAGCACCTACAGCCTGAGCGTGATGGAGAACAGCCCCGATGGCACCATCATTGCCACCAACATCACG GCTTATGATCCGGATAGCGGTGCTGGTGGCCAGATCACCTACCAGCTGCTCCAGGAGTACAT ccagcaaatCTTCATGGTGAATGCCACGACCGGGGCAGTGCTGGTGAGGAATGGGTCTTTCCTGGACCGGGAGATGCGCTCTATGTACTCCGCCAACCTACAAGCCAAGGACGGGGGTAACATGACAAGCACCACAATGCTGGAGATCACCGTGCTGGATGAGAATGACAACGAGCCCATCATCATCGGCTCCTACTTCATCTATGTGGAAGAGGGGCAGAACGTCAGCACACAGATCAGG GCCATTGACAATGATGAGGAAGGCACTCCCAACAGTGAGCTGGGCTTCAAAATTGTGCCAGGGCTGTACAGCAACAACTTCACCATCAACCAGATCACTGGAGAGATGCATAGCATTGAGACGCTGGACCGTGAGGCTGTGGACAGTGAGGAGGGGCAGCTGGTGGTGACAGTGGAGGTGTACGACCACGGGATGCCACAGCTCAGCACGATGGTGAACGTCACCATCACTGTGGCG GACGTGAATGACAACATGCCCGTGTTCCTCCAACAGTCCTATGAGTTCTCTGTCTTCGAAAGCTCTGACG GGTCCTTCGTGGGGGATGTCGTGGCCACGGACGCTGACCGGACGGAGATCAACTCCCGCATCTCCTTCCAGCTGGAGAGGAGCACCGGCTCCAGCAACTTCTTGATCAGCTCGACCCGCCTGGGGCCGGGCAACTACAGCGGGCGGCTCTCCCTCGACCCTGACGTAACTGTGGACTACGACACCATGCAGGATAAGTTCTTCTCCTTGGTGGTGCTGGCGGAGAACACGGCTGCAGACAATGCAGGGAACATCGCCAATGTCTCGGTGCTGGTCAACATCCTCGATGTCAATGATGAGCCACCCACCATCCCGTCGTCCTCGCAGAAGAGTGTGAGCGTGAGCGAGAATGGCACGCAGCAGGGTCTGGTCCTCACCGTGGTTCCCTTTGACCCAGACACCAACCACTCGCTGGTCTTCGAGGAGCTGTCGGTTGCCTGCTATAAGGGCGGTAGCAGTGCTGGGGAGGTGTGCTGGGACTGGTTTGTGCTGCTGCCCAATGGCTCATTGCTGGCCGACAGCTTGGACATTGACTATGAGCTGTGTGATGAGGTCCGGCTGGCCATGCGGGTTGAAGACCTCTACACCCAGAAAGGCGACCGCTACAGCAAGAACG AAACCCTGGAGATCCGGATCACAGACATTAACGACAATGCACCTATCTTCTTTCCTGTCTCCGGGACCTTTG TCATTGTCCCAGAAATCTCTCCTGTGGACCTGCAAGTGGCTACTGTGAAG GCCACGGACGCCGACTCGGGGCTGGGAGGAACCATCGTTTTCTCCATCATCAGCGTGGTGCTCGTGCAGGAAGATGGGGTCAAGCGGCCCTTTGATAACCTCTTCAAGGTGGTGACCTCAGCTGACCAGGACAACTACACCGGGAGCATTCA GGTGGCCAGCAACCTGGACAGCTCACTGAAGGGACAGTACCAGGTGACTGTGGAGGCTCGGGACAGTGCAGCACCGCAGCATGCAACACAGACCACCCTCAAT ATCTTCACAGTGGACCAGAGCTATCGCATTCACCTTCAATTTACGACAACAGTGGATGAAGTTCAGAGCAATTTGGAAAGCATCAGAAT AGCCCTGACCAGCGCCACTAAGGCAGGGGTCTATGTGTCAGCCATCCGGAGCTATGAAGACAGTCGTGCCACTCA GGTGAAAGCCAAGTCGGTGATGGAGGCGTACTTCGTCTACAGCAATGGCACAGCACTGGACGTCAACCAGCTGACCCT GCTCATCCATAGCAACCCACCAGTCCTGGCCAACCTGATGAACCTGGGCCTGGTCATCATC GGCCCCGGTGAAGTGACAGAGCCCAGCAAGGAGAAGGAGATGATCGGCGTCATCGCGGGGCTGGCAGCGTTCCTAGTCCTCTTCATCCTCATCATGATCCTGGCCTTGGTGCTGACCATCAGGAG CTACAAGAGGAAGCTGAGTGCGATGAAGGCTCTCAAGGCAGCCACGACACTGAGCCCGGCCGTGGTGCAGGGAGCGGGCATCCCTGGCACCAACAAGTACAATGCTGAGAG GGCCAACCCCATGCTGAATCTCTCGCTGGACCCATCCCATGACCTGGGCTTCCATGAAGAAACCAGCTCGCTGGCCAG CATCAATTCCCTGGATGAAAACAAGGTAGACTCACCCAAGGAGGACAACTTCAAGGCCAAG AGAGGGAGCCCACATCCCACAGACTCCACCGAGGACGAGGTGCTGGCGGCCGCCCTGAAGATGAAGGAGCCCTCCAAAATGGCCTACATCAACACTGCCTTCAATACCACCGACCTGTGA
- the CDHR2 gene encoding cadherin-related family member 2 isoform X2, with protein sequence MSQSSAVLPRCKCGVAAGSIPVRWLQAPCRMAWHPLLLLPFLLAAASSNTAPIFNMTIVYVAEDLQIGEFAFQLIAYDLDGDPITYKISGTDSFYFNADEQTGVVTLKNLLDREFQARLTILVTVSDGVNEATTSRLTIIVEDRNDNAPVFRNLPYETSVLENTTVGSIIYTVFADDSDTGTAAKVSYSIQEVIPDTTKNHWLFYILLNGSVVLNSSLDYTINPFLQLKILAQDGGGLLRNETVIQSSTTYLSITVIDVPNLNPWFLNEPYSGSVPEGCPLGTTVLTVTAMDRDTGVNDKISYSFTNASVPFAINDTTGTITVSQLLDREQLLSEEVLLEVTARESNLDIYGNVAQASTLVTVLVTDVNDNKPHFYQCPLSTCDFIYTQSNFTGSIVEHSPSKVPVSNLNIVARDPDKGTNGTFELYLQGVSANAFTVSPTRIVGTGEVQILVQDPSAVDYEITHVMVVQLIANDTGNPTDCCSTATVTIDIIDTNDHFPEFPQSTYSLSVMENSPDGTIIATNITAYDPDSGAGGQITYQLLQEYIQQIFMVNATTGAVLVRNGSFLDREMRSMYSANLQAKDGGNMTSTTMLEITVLDENDNEPIIIGSYFIYVEEGQNVSTQIRAIDNDEEGTPNSELGFKIVPGLYSNNFTINQITGEMHSIETLDREAVDSEEGQLVVTVEVYDHGMPQLSTMVNVTITVADVNDNMPVFLQQSYEFSVFESSDGSFVGDVVATDADRTEINSRISFQLERSTGSSNFLISSTRLGPGNYSGRLSLDPDVTVDYDTMQDKFFSLVVLAENTAADNAGNIANVSVLVNILDVNDEPPTIPSSSQKSVSVSENGTQQGLVLTVVPFDPDTNHSLVFEELSVACYKGGSSAGEVCWDWFVLLPNGSLLADSLDIDYELCDEVRLAMRVEDLYTQKGDRYSKNETLEIRITDINDNAPIFFPVSGTFVIVPEISPVDLQVATVKATDADSGLGGTIVFSIISVVLVQEDGVKRPFDNLFKVVTSADQDNYTGSIQVASNLDSSLKGQYQVTVEARDSAAPQHATQTTLNIFTVDQSYRIHLQFTTTVDEVQSNLESIRIALTSATKAGVYVSAIRSYEDSRATQVKAKSVMEAYFVYSNGTALDVNQLTLLIHSNPPVLANLMNLGLVIIGPGEVTEPSKEKEMIGVIAGLAAFLVLFILIMILALVLTIRSYKRKLSAMKALKAATTLSPAVVQGAGIPGTNKYNAERANPMLNLSLDPSHDLGFHEETSSLASINSLDENKVDSPKEDNFKAKRGSPHPTDSTEDEVLAAALKMKEPSKMAYINTAFNTTDL encoded by the exons AT GAGTCAAAGTTCTGCGGTGCTGCCAAGGTGCAAGTGTGGCGTAGCTGCCGGCAGCATCCCGGTGAGGTGGCTGCAG GCTCCGTGCAGGATGGCATGgcacccactgctgctgctccccttcCTCCTGGCAGCAG cttcaAGCAACACAGCTCCCATCTTCAACATGACCATCGTGTACGTGGCTGAGGACCTGCAGATAG GAGAGTTTGCTTTCCAGCTGATTGCTTATGACCTAGATGGGGACCCGATCACCTACAAGATCTCTGGGACAGATTCCTTCTACTTTAACGCTGATGAACAGACAGGTGTGGTGACACTGAAAAACCTGCTGGACCGTGAG TTCCAGGCCAGGCTCACCATCCTTGTCACAGTGTCTGACGGGGTCAATGAAGCA ACCACCAGTCGCCTAACCATCATCGTGGAGGACCGTAATGACAACGCACCAGTCTTCCGGAACCTGCCCTATGAAACTTCTGTCCTTGAG AACACAACAGTGGGCAGCATCATCTACACCGTGTTTGCTGATGACTCTGACACTGGGACTGCTGCCAAAGTCAGCTACAGCATCCAGGAG GTAATCCCAGACACCACGAAGAACCACTGGCTCTTCTACATCCTGCTCAATGGGAGCGTGGTGCTGAACAGCTCGCTGGACTACACCATTAACCCCTTCTTACAGCTGAAGATCCTCGCCCAG GATGGTGGAGGGCTGCTGCGCAATGAGACGGTCATCCAGAGCAGCACCACCTACCTGTCCATCACCGTCATCGATGTGCCCAACTTGAACCCATGGTTCCTCAATGAGCCCTACTCCGGCTCTGTGCCTGAGGGCTGCCCACTG GGCACCACAGTGCTGACCGTCACCGCCATGGACAGAGACACAGGAGTGAACGATAAGATCTCCTACAGCTTCACCA ATGCCAGTGTCCCCTTCGCCATCAACGACACAACAGGCACCATCACTGTCAGCCAGCTGCTGGACCGTGAGCAGCTGCTGAGCgaggaggtgctgctggaggtCACG GCACGTGAGAGCAACCTGGACATCTATGGCAATGTGGCCCAGGCCAGCACACTGGTGACAGTGTTGGTGACTGATGTCAATGACAACAAGCCTCACTTCTACCAGTGCCCCCTCTCCACCTGCGACTTCATCTACACCCAAAGCAACTTCACGGGGAGCATCGTCGAGCACTCCCCCTCCAAAGTGCCCGTGTCCAACCTCAACATCGTCGCGCGCGATCCAGACAAG GGCACCAATGGCACTTTTGAGCTCTACCTGCAGGGTGTGAGTGCCAACGCCTTCACTGTCTCCCCCACGAGAATCGTGGGCACAGGGGAGGTGCAGATCCTTGTGCAGGACCCGTCAGCTGTGGATTATGAGATAACCCACGTCATGGTGGTGCAG CTCATTGCTAATGACACAGGGAACCCCACAGACTGCTGCTCCACAGCCACTGTGACCATCGACATCATCGACACCAATGACCACTTCCCCGAGTTCCCGCAGAGCACCTACAGCCTGAGCGTGATGGAGAACAGCCCCGATGGCACCATCATTGCCACCAACATCACG GCTTATGATCCGGATAGCGGTGCTGGTGGCCAGATCACCTACCAGCTGCTCCAGGAGTACAT ccagcaaatCTTCATGGTGAATGCCACGACCGGGGCAGTGCTGGTGAGGAATGGGTCTTTCCTGGACCGGGAGATGCGCTCTATGTACTCCGCCAACCTACAAGCCAAGGACGGGGGTAACATGACAAGCACCACAATGCTGGAGATCACCGTGCTGGATGAGAATGACAACGAGCCCATCATCATCGGCTCCTACTTCATCTATGTGGAAGAGGGGCAGAACGTCAGCACACAGATCAGG GCCATTGACAATGATGAGGAAGGCACTCCCAACAGTGAGCTGGGCTTCAAAATTGTGCCAGGGCTGTACAGCAACAACTTCACCATCAACCAGATCACTGGAGAGATGCATAGCATTGAGACGCTGGACCGTGAGGCTGTGGACAGTGAGGAGGGGCAGCTGGTGGTGACAGTGGAGGTGTACGACCACGGGATGCCACAGCTCAGCACGATGGTGAACGTCACCATCACTGTGGCG GACGTGAATGACAACATGCCCGTGTTCCTCCAACAGTCCTATGAGTTCTCTGTCTTCGAAAGCTCTGACG GGTCCTTCGTGGGGGATGTCGTGGCCACGGACGCTGACCGGACGGAGATCAACTCCCGCATCTCCTTCCAGCTGGAGAGGAGCACCGGCTCCAGCAACTTCTTGATCAGCTCGACCCGCCTGGGGCCGGGCAACTACAGCGGGCGGCTCTCCCTCGACCCTGACGTAACTGTGGACTACGACACCATGCAGGATAAGTTCTTCTCCTTGGTGGTGCTGGCGGAGAACACGGCTGCAGACAATGCAGGGAACATCGCCAATGTCTCGGTGCTGGTCAACATCCTCGATGTCAATGATGAGCCACCCACCATCCCGTCGTCCTCGCAGAAGAGTGTGAGCGTGAGCGAGAATGGCACGCAGCAGGGTCTGGTCCTCACCGTGGTTCCCTTTGACCCAGACACCAACCACTCGCTGGTCTTCGAGGAGCTGTCGGTTGCCTGCTATAAGGGCGGTAGCAGTGCTGGGGAGGTGTGCTGGGACTGGTTTGTGCTGCTGCCCAATGGCTCATTGCTGGCCGACAGCTTGGACATTGACTATGAGCTGTGTGATGAGGTCCGGCTGGCCATGCGGGTTGAAGACCTCTACACCCAGAAAGGCGACCGCTACAGCAAGAACG AAACCCTGGAGATCCGGATCACAGACATTAACGACAATGCACCTATCTTCTTTCCTGTCTCCGGGACCTTTG TCATTGTCCCAGAAATCTCTCCTGTGGACCTGCAAGTGGCTACTGTGAAG GCCACGGACGCCGACTCGGGGCTGGGAGGAACCATCGTTTTCTCCATCATCAGCGTGGTGCTCGTGCAGGAAGATGGGGTCAAGCGGCCCTTTGATAACCTCTTCAAGGTGGTGACCTCAGCTGACCAGGACAACTACACCGGGAGCATTCA GGTGGCCAGCAACCTGGACAGCTCACTGAAGGGACAGTACCAGGTGACTGTGGAGGCTCGGGACAGTGCAGCACCGCAGCATGCAACACAGACCACCCTCAAT ATCTTCACAGTGGACCAGAGCTATCGCATTCACCTTCAATTTACGACAACAGTGGATGAAGTTCAGAGCAATTTGGAAAGCATCAGAAT AGCCCTGACCAGCGCCACTAAGGCAGGGGTCTATGTGTCAGCCATCCGGAGCTATGAAGACAGTCGTGCCACTCA GGTGAAAGCCAAGTCGGTGATGGAGGCGTACTTCGTCTACAGCAATGGCACAGCACTGGACGTCAACCAGCTGACCCT GCTCATCCATAGCAACCCACCAGTCCTGGCCAACCTGATGAACCTGGGCCTGGTCATCATC GGCCCCGGTGAAGTGACAGAGCCCAGCAAGGAGAAGGAGATGATCGGCGTCATCGCGGGGCTGGCAGCGTTCCTAGTCCTCTTCATCCTCATCATGATCCTGGCCTTGGTGCTGACCATCAGGAG CTACAAGAGGAAGCTGAGTGCGATGAAGGCTCTCAAGGCAGCCACGACACTGAGCCCGGCCGTGGTGCAGGGAGCGGGCATCCCTGGCACCAACAAGTACAATGCTGAGAG GGCCAACCCCATGCTGAATCTCTCGCTGGACCCATCCCATGACCTGGGCTTCCATGAAGAAACCAGCTCGCTGGCCAG CATCAATTCCCTGGATGAAAACAAGGTAGACTCACCCAAGGAGGACAACTTCAAGGCCAAG AGAGGGAGCCCACATCCCACAGACTCCACCGAGGACGAGGTGCTGGCGGCCGCCCTGAAGATGAAGGAGCCCTCCAAAATGGCCTACATCAACACTGCCTTCAATACCACCGACCTGTGA
- the RNF44 gene encoding RING finger protein 44: MRPWELAVNRRPPSAPFNQRRFSGGPCSSPDHLRRSPPARRQWGRRDRPLATLLGQDETQLHPAFPQQPHIPVDEPRAYALPSTPPRMLHPAAHPPHQNPFMVDLHDQVHQGPVPLSYTVTTVTTQGFPIHTSQHIPGCSTQQLPACSVMFSGQHYPLCCLPPPLIQACAMQQLPVSYQTFPPIISSDHYILHPPPPPVPPHQPPHMAPLGQFVPLQAQHPRMPLQRIDNDVDLRGEQHPIAGFTYPPSHHAPTLSPSVPLHYLPHDPLHQELPFGVPYPHMMPRRLN; encoded by the exons ATGCGACCATGGGAACTGGCAGTGAATAGGCGGCCTCCCTCTGCCCCTTTTAACCAACGTCGTTTCTCAGGGGgaccctgcagcagccctgacCACCTCCGGCGAAG CCCCCCTGCCAGGCGTCAGTGGGGACGACGCGACCGACCTCTGGCAACCCTGCTGGGCCAGGATGAGACCCAGCTGCACCCTGccttcccccagcagccgcaCATCCCTGTAGATGAGCCCCGCGCCTACGCTCTCCCCAGCACACCGCCACGAATGCTGCACCCGGCCGCTCACCCACCCCACCAGAACCCATTCATGGTGGATCTTCATGACCAG GTGCACCAGGGACCTGTCCCTCTCTCCTACACGGTCACAACCGTCACGACGCAAGGCTTCCCCATCCATACCAGCCAGCACATCCCTgggtgcagcacccagcagctcccagcatgCTCAGTGATGTTCAGCGGACAGCATTACCCGCTCTGCTGCCTCCCACCCCCG TTGATCCAGGCATGCGCCATGCAACAGCTCCCAGTCTCCTACCAGACGTTCCCTCCAATCATCTCCAGCGACCATTACATCCTGCACCCGCCCCCGCCGCCAGTGCCCCCCCACCAGCCGCCCCACATGGCTCCCTTGGGGCAGTTTGTGCCTCTCCAAGCCCAGCACCCACGAATG CCCCTGCAGAGGATAGACAATGATGTGGACCTGCGAGGGGAGCAGCACCCCATTGCTGGCTTCACATACCCCCCGTCCCACCATGCTCCCACGCTCTCCCCCTCCGTGCCGCTGCATTACCTCCCCCACGACCCGCTGCACCAAGAGCTGCCATTCGGCGTG CCATACCCCCACATGATGCCCCGGCGGCTGAAC